One genomic region from Amycolatopsis sp. FBCC-B4732 encodes:
- a CDS encoding carboxyl transferase domain-containing protein, translated as MSRLPAREVVGTIANDFTEFPTPLRDEPADGPIGWPGYRTARAAAEERTGEKESVVCGTAKIGDVEAVLIAFEFGFLGGSLGQRTGDRIEAAFAHARDARLPVVSLVATGGSRMQQGMRALMQLQRVARAAALTRAAGIPQISVLRDPTTGGGWATLGAGADVVLALPEAQVGFAGSRVRPPEAPEAYTAEAKLEWGQVDAVVTPDELGPTLERWLRLLTARSSAAAPPPSALRAAPLPSTGWEAVQAARSPSRPRAAEYLDAYFDWREDISGDRAGGVDPGVACGFGWRDGRTIAYAAQCGTPTSPAGFRTAARLVRLASRLGFPVLTLVDTPGAANDAAAEQAGAGAAIAAMFEAVATAAIPVTTLVIGEGGSGGALAFAGAESTWVTPDAYFSVTSPEAAAAILKRPASEVPDIANQLHLRPQDLVDLGVARAVVRFS; from the coding sequence GTGTCTAGGCTGCCGGCGCGCGAAGTCGTCGGCACGATCGCGAACGACTTCACGGAGTTCCCCACGCCGCTGCGCGACGAGCCGGCCGACGGGCCGATCGGCTGGCCGGGTTACCGCACCGCCCGTGCCGCGGCGGAAGAACGCACCGGCGAGAAGGAGTCGGTCGTCTGCGGGACGGCGAAGATCGGCGACGTCGAGGCGGTGCTGATCGCCTTCGAGTTCGGCTTCCTGGGCGGCTCGCTCGGGCAGCGCACCGGCGACCGGATCGAGGCGGCGTTCGCGCACGCCCGCGACGCGCGGCTGCCGGTGGTCTCGCTGGTCGCGACCGGCGGCAGCCGCATGCAGCAGGGCATGCGCGCGCTGATGCAGCTCCAGCGCGTGGCGCGGGCGGCGGCGCTCACGCGCGCGGCGGGCATCCCGCAGATCTCGGTGCTGCGCGACCCGACGACCGGCGGTGGCTGGGCGACCCTCGGCGCGGGCGCCGACGTCGTCCTCGCGCTGCCGGAGGCGCAGGTCGGGTTCGCGGGCTCGCGGGTGCGGCCGCCGGAGGCCCCGGAGGCGTACACCGCGGAGGCGAAGCTCGAGTGGGGTCAGGTCGACGCCGTCGTCACGCCGGACGAACTCGGGCCCACGCTGGAACGCTGGCTGCGGCTGCTGACCGCGCGCTCGTCGGCGGCCGCTCCGCCGCCTTCGGCGCTTAGGGCCGCTCCGCTGCCTTCCACGGGCTGGGAGGCGGTCCAGGCGGCGAGGTCGCCTTCGCGTCCCCGGGCCGCCGAGTACCTGGACGCGTACTTCGACTGGCGCGAAGACATCAGCGGCGACCGCGCGGGCGGCGTCGACCCGGGTGTCGCGTGCGGCTTCGGCTGGCGCGACGGCCGGACGATCGCGTACGCGGCGCAGTGCGGCACCCCGACGTCCCCGGCGGGCTTCCGCACGGCTGCGAGGCTGGTGCGGCTGGCGTCCCGGCTGGGCTTCCCGGTGCTCACGCTGGTCGACACCCCGGGCGCGGCCAACGACGCGGCGGCCGAGCAGGCGGGCGCGGGCGCGGCGATCGCGGCGATGTTCGAGGCGGTCGCGACGGCGGCGATCCCGGTGACGACGCTGGTGATCGGCGAAGGCGGCTCGGGCGGGGCGTTGGCGTTCGCGGGCGCGGAGTCGACGTGGGTGACCCCGGACGCGTACTTCTCGGTGACGTCGCCCGAAGCCGCGGCGGCGATCCTGAAGCGGCCGGCTTCGGAGGTGCCGGACATCGCGAACCAGCTGCACCTGCGCCCCCAGGACCTGGTGGACCTGGGGGTGGCCCGGGCGGTGGTCAGGTTCTCGTGA
- the xylB gene encoding xylulokinase has protein sequence MTAELVAGIDSSTQSTKVVVCDASTGEIVRTGRAPHPEGTEVDPAAWWDAFQEATKGLLDDVKAIGVGGQQHGMVTLDEHDEVVRPALLWNDTRSAQSALDLIAELGGPSVWAKSVGSVPVASFTVTKLRWLADHEPELADRVARVLLPHDWLTWKLTGGDPVTDRGDASGTGYFSPSDNAYRLDVLSHAFGGRTPELPAVLGPAQAAGHTADGVLVSAGTGDNMAAALGLELRPGDVVVSLGTSGTVFGVAETGAADATGEVAGFADATGRFLPLACTLNAARVLTATASMLGATLSEFDRLALAGEPGAEGLTFLPYLDGERTPNLPDATGSLTGLTRANMTPQNLARSAVEGMLCGLAAGLDAVRAHGLDVRRVLLIGGGAQSAAVRAVAPLVFGVPVQLPEVAEYVAIGAARQAAWALTASAEPPSWQKNQKLRLELDEPTEAQRAAGHRIQQRHLEAREAAHGVRRNLGED, from the coding sequence ATGACAGCTGAACTGGTCGCCGGCATCGACTCGTCCACCCAGTCGACCAAAGTCGTCGTGTGCGACGCGAGCACCGGTGAGATCGTCCGCACCGGCCGCGCGCCGCACCCCGAGGGCACCGAGGTCGACCCCGCCGCCTGGTGGGACGCCTTCCAAGAGGCCACGAAGGGCCTGCTCGACGACGTCAAGGCCATCGGCGTCGGCGGGCAGCAGCACGGCATGGTCACCCTCGACGAGCACGACGAGGTCGTCCGGCCCGCGCTGCTCTGGAACGACACCCGTTCCGCGCAGTCGGCGCTCGACCTCATCGCGGAGCTCGGCGGGCCGTCGGTCTGGGCGAAGTCCGTCGGCTCGGTGCCGGTCGCCAGCTTCACCGTGACGAAGCTGCGCTGGCTGGCCGACCACGAGCCCGAGCTGGCCGACCGGGTCGCGCGCGTGCTGCTGCCGCACGACTGGCTGACCTGGAAGCTCACCGGCGGCGACCCGGTCACCGACCGCGGTGACGCGTCCGGCACCGGCTACTTCTCGCCGTCCGACAACGCCTACCGCCTCGACGTCCTGAGCCACGCCTTCGGCGGCCGGACGCCGGAGCTGCCCGCCGTGCTCGGCCCGGCCCAGGCCGCCGGCCACACGGCCGACGGCGTGCTCGTCTCGGCCGGCACCGGCGACAACATGGCCGCCGCGCTCGGGCTCGAACTGCGGCCCGGCGACGTCGTCGTGTCGCTCGGCACCAGCGGCACCGTGTTCGGGGTCGCCGAGACCGGCGCGGCCGACGCCACCGGCGAAGTCGCCGGGTTCGCCGACGCCACCGGCCGCTTCCTGCCGCTGGCCTGCACCCTCAACGCCGCCCGCGTGCTGACCGCGACGGCGTCCATGCTCGGCGCGACGCTCAGCGAGTTCGACCGGCTCGCGCTGGCCGGCGAGCCCGGCGCCGAGGGCCTCACGTTCCTGCCCTACCTGGACGGCGAGCGCACGCCGAACCTGCCGGACGCCACCGGCTCGCTGACCGGCCTGACCAGGGCCAACATGACCCCGCAGAACCTCGCGCGCAGCGCCGTCGAAGGCATGCTCTGCGGCCTCGCCGCCGGTCTCGACGCGGTGCGCGCGCACGGTCTCGACGTCCGCCGCGTGCTGCTGATCGGCGGGGGCGCGCAGTCGGCCGCCGTCCGCGCGGTCGCGCCGCTCGTGTTCGGCGTCCCCGTGCAGCTGCCCGAAGTCGCCGAATACGTCGCCATCGGCGCGGCGCGGCAGGCGGCGTGGGCACTGACCGCCAGTGCGGAACCGCCGTCCTGGCAGAAGAACCAGAAGCTCCGGCTCGAGCTGGACGAGCCGACCGAGGCGCAACGCGCCGCGGGCCACCGGATCCAGCAGCGCCACCTCGAAGCCCGCGAAGCGGCGCACGGGGTCCGGCGGAATCTCGGAGAGGACTGA
- a CDS encoding NAD(P)H-hydrate dehydratase, giving the protein MQGIWTTERIREAERRAFAVTPDGELMRRASFGLAVQIADLLEDRTGGVSGRRAVLLVGSGDNGGDALWAGAFLRRRGVAVTAILLKPEKAHAGGLGALKRAGGRAVPAADGPQWIAKADVVVDGIVGISASGSLRPDAARLVDLVEAPIVAVDLPSGVDPDTGAVDGPAVKATRTVTFGALKPVHALAPAHCGEVVLVGIGLELTDPDLRRLDVADVAAAWPVPGPDDDKYSQGVVGIAAGSATYPGAAVLAAGSAVRATSGLVRYAGHAADVVRSQWPEIIATGTVADAGRVQAWAVGPGIGTGSDGRDVLRHVLGQGVPVCADADATTIIAKSPDVLDARDPDTPLVLTPHAGEYERLMGRKPGADRVTAAREAAKKYDAVVLLKGHVTVVAAPDGRVAVNKPHGAWLATAGSGDVLSGLVGALLAAGLDPWLAAAMAAHVHSLAGAIAAQNAPTSASGLVHAIPEAIRAIRSLTP; this is encoded by the coding sequence GTGCAGGGAATCTGGACCACGGAACGGATTCGCGAGGCGGAGAGGCGGGCGTTCGCCGTCACACCCGACGGCGAACTCATGCGCCGGGCGTCGTTCGGGCTCGCGGTGCAGATCGCCGACCTGCTCGAAGACCGCACCGGCGGGGTCTCCGGACGCCGGGCCGTGCTCCTGGTCGGCTCGGGCGACAACGGCGGTGACGCGCTCTGGGCAGGCGCCTTCCTCCGGCGACGCGGAGTCGCCGTCACGGCCATCCTGCTCAAGCCCGAGAAGGCGCACGCCGGAGGACTCGGCGCGCTCAAGCGAGCCGGTGGCCGCGCGGTGCCCGCCGCGGACGGTCCACAGTGGATCGCGAAGGCCGACGTCGTGGTCGACGGCATCGTCGGGATCTCCGCGAGCGGCTCGCTGCGCCCGGACGCGGCCCGGCTGGTGGACCTGGTCGAAGCCCCGATCGTCGCGGTCGACCTGCCCAGCGGCGTCGACCCGGACACCGGGGCCGTCGACGGCCCCGCCGTGAAAGCGACCCGCACGGTCACCTTCGGCGCGCTCAAGCCGGTGCACGCGCTCGCGCCCGCCCACTGCGGCGAGGTCGTCCTGGTCGGCATCGGCCTCGAGCTGACCGACCCCGACCTGCGGCGGCTCGACGTCGCGGACGTCGCCGCGGCCTGGCCGGTGCCCGGACCGGACGACGACAAGTACAGCCAGGGCGTGGTCGGCATCGCGGCGGGCTCGGCGACGTACCCGGGCGCGGCGGTGCTGGCGGCGGGCTCGGCGGTGCGCGCGACGTCGGGCCTGGTGCGCTACGCCGGTCACGCGGCCGACGTCGTCCGGTCGCAGTGGCCGGAGATCATCGCGACCGGCACGGTCGCGGACGCGGGCCGCGTCCAGGCGTGGGCCGTCGGGCCGGGCATCGGCACCGGCTCGGACGGCCGCGACGTCCTGCGGCACGTGCTGGGCCAGGGCGTCCCGGTCTGCGCGGACGCCGACGCGACGACGATCATCGCGAAGTCCCCGGACGTCCTCGACGCCCGCGACCCGGACACGCCGCTGGTCCTGACCCCGCACGCGGGCGAGTACGAGCGCCTGATGGGCCGCAAGCCGGGAGCGGACCGCGTGACAGCGGCGCGTGAAGCGGCGAAGAAGTACGACGCGGTGGTGCTGCTGAAGGGCCACGTCACGGTCGTGGCGGCCCCGGACGGCCGGGTCGCGGTGAACAAGCCGCACGGCGCCTGGCTGGCGACGGCGGGCTCGGGCGACGTCCTGTCCGGCCTGGTCGGGGCCCTGCTGGCGGCCGGCCTGGACCCGTGGCTGGCGGCGGCGATGGCGGCCCACGTGCATTCGCTGGCGGGCGCGATCGCGGCCCAGAACGCCCCGACCTCGGCGTCCGGCCTGGTCCACGCGATCCCGGAGGCCATCCGCGCCATCCGCTCCCTCACCCCCTGA
- a CDS encoding ABC transporter ATP-binding protein yields the protein MASITYDKATRRYAGSERPAVDALDLEIADGEFLVLVGPSGCGKSTSLRMLAGLEDIDDGAVWIGDRDVTQLPPRSRDIAMVFQNYALYPHMTVAQNMGFALKIAGRPASEIKQKVLEAAKLLDIVDYLDRKPKALSGGQRQRVAMGRAIVREPQVFLMDEPLSNLDAKLRVSTRTQIAALQRRLGVTTVYVTHDQVEAMTMGDRVAVLSDGLLQQCDTPRALYDRPANAFVAGFIGSPAMNLATAKLTADGAEVGGARVPLTRETIAAADGDTVTLGFRPEALEVVTNEDGALPIKVDLVEELGSDAFVYGKLAQTDADDTRPNVVVRVDPRTPPAMGDTLHLRIRPNELHVFSATSGARLP from the coding sequence ATGGCTTCCATCACCTACGACAAGGCGACCCGGCGCTACGCCGGTTCGGAGCGCCCCGCGGTCGACGCGCTGGACCTGGAGATCGCCGACGGCGAGTTCCTGGTGCTGGTCGGCCCGTCCGGCTGCGGCAAGTCGACCAGCCTGCGCATGCTCGCCGGCCTCGAGGACATCGACGACGGCGCCGTCTGGATCGGCGACCGCGACGTCACCCAGCTGCCGCCGCGCTCGCGCGACATCGCGATGGTGTTCCAGAACTACGCGCTGTACCCGCACATGACGGTCGCGCAGAACATGGGCTTCGCGCTGAAGATCGCCGGCCGCCCCGCGTCCGAGATCAAGCAGAAGGTCCTCGAGGCCGCGAAGCTGCTGGACATCGTGGACTACCTCGACCGCAAGCCGAAGGCGCTCTCGGGTGGTCAGCGCCAGCGCGTCGCGATGGGCCGCGCGATCGTCCGCGAGCCGCAGGTCTTCCTGATGGACGAGCCGCTGTCGAACCTCGACGCCAAGCTGCGCGTCTCGACGCGTACGCAGATCGCCGCGCTGCAGCGCCGCCTCGGCGTCACCACCGTGTACGTCACGCACGACCAGGTCGAGGCCATGACGATGGGTGACCGCGTCGCGGTGCTCTCGGACGGCCTGCTGCAGCAGTGCGACACCCCGCGCGCCCTGTACGACCGGCCCGCGAACGCTTTCGTCGCCGGGTTCATCGGCTCGCCGGCGATGAACCTCGCCACCGCGAAGCTGACGGCCGACGGGGCCGAGGTGGGCGGCGCGCGCGTGCCGCTGACCCGCGAGACCATCGCCGCCGCCGACGGCGACACCGTGACCCTGGGCTTCCGCCCCGAGGCCCTCGAGGTCGTGACGAACGAGGACGGCGCCCTGCCGATCAAGGTGGACCTGGTCGAGGAGCTCGGCTCGGACGCCTTCGTCTACGGCAAGCTCGCCCAGACCGACGCCGACGACACCCGGCCCAACGTCGTCGTCCGGGTCGACCCGCGCACGCCGCCGGCCATGGGGGACACCCTCCACCTGCGGATCCGCCCGAACGAGCTGCACGTGTTCTCCGCCACGTCCGGGGCGCGCCTGCCCTGA
- a CDS encoding alpha/beta fold hydrolase yields the protein MTPSRRLLAIAGGVGAVATGTAAAAIAVAAQQRRHSEDPYVDEPLGELKPDRASTVAADDGTPLSVEEIDPGDGGKPELTVVGVHGFALSKRCWHFQRRDLESLRLPRVRQVYYDHRGHGLSGAASAENSTIEQLARDLDVVLRSVVPDGPIVLMGHSMGGMVIMELAAEFPSLFEERVEGVAFIATAAGEVGARGLPRSLLSKYNPLTRAAGGLAGWQPGLVEFVRAAGGQLTRQAVRRLAFGSRDVAPRLVDFMLEMLEVTPVRGLVNFVDTLGSHNRYAALAGLKHAEVLVIGGDSDRFTPFAHAERIAAELPDAELVRVRGAGHMVQLEQPELVTSHLIDLLQRCSGVDGENSSRRNWWWQR from the coding sequence GTGACACCTTCACGTCGACTGCTGGCCATCGCCGGCGGGGTCGGGGCCGTGGCCACGGGGACCGCCGCCGCCGCTATTGCCGTCGCCGCGCAGCAGCGGCGGCACAGTGAGGATCCGTACGTGGACGAGCCGCTGGGGGAGCTGAAGCCCGACCGTGCGTCCACGGTCGCGGCCGATGACGGCACGCCGCTTTCGGTCGAGGAGATCGACCCGGGGGACGGCGGGAAGCCCGAACTGACCGTCGTGGGGGTGCACGGCTTCGCGCTTTCGAAGCGCTGCTGGCACTTCCAGCGCCGCGACCTCGAGTCGCTTCGGCTGCCTCGCGTGCGTCAGGTGTACTACGACCACCGCGGCCACGGCCTGTCCGGCGCGGCTTCGGCGGAGAACTCGACGATCGAACAGCTGGCCCGCGACCTCGACGTCGTGCTGCGGTCCGTGGTCCCGGACGGGCCCATCGTGCTGATGGGGCACTCGATGGGCGGCATGGTGATCATGGAGCTGGCCGCCGAGTTCCCTTCGCTGTTCGAAGAACGCGTGGAAGGCGTCGCCTTCATCGCGACCGCGGCGGGCGAAGTGGGCGCCCGCGGGCTGCCGCGTTCGCTGCTCTCGAAGTACAACCCGCTGACGCGCGCCGCCGGCGGTCTGGCCGGCTGGCAGCCGGGGCTGGTGGAGTTCGTCCGCGCGGCCGGCGGCCAGCTGACGCGCCAAGCCGTGCGACGGCTGGCGTTCGGCAGCCGGGACGTCGCGCCGAGGCTCGTCGACTTCATGCTCGAGATGCTCGAGGTGACGCCGGTGCGCGGGCTCGTCAACTTCGTCGACACGCTCGGCAGCCACAACCGCTACGCGGCGCTCGCCGGCCTGAAGCACGCGGAAGTCCTGGTCATCGGCGGCGACTCGGACCGGTTCACGCCGTTCGCGCACGCCGAGCGGATCGCGGCCGAGCTGCCCGACGCGGAGCTCGTGCGCGTCCGCGGCGCCGGCCACATGGTCCAGCTCGAGCAGCCCGAGCTGGTGACCAGCCACCTGATCGATCTCCTGCAACGCTGTTCCGGTGTGGACGGCGAAAACTCGTCCCGGCGAAACTGGTGGTGGCAGCGTTGA
- a CDS encoding acyl-CoA synthetase: MPAPLFPTLADGSAEEALRFGDHVLSYADLAAVAGGLAAELPRGRVAVWATPTVHTSVAVVAALLAGVPAVPLNPKIGERELAHILTDSEPQLVLAEPGAELPAALAGLPRRDIPLTGGKALDAAEPDPETPALIVYTSGTTGPPKGVVLPRRAIASTLDALEDAWGWMAGDVLVHGLPLFHVHGLILGILGPLRRGGSVRHLGRFSTEGVARELANGATMLFGVPTMYHRIAGEVGTDTALADALRGARLLVSGSAALPVHDHQRITAATGQQVVERYGMTETLMNTSVRADGERKPGTVGVPLGGVELRLVGEAGEVVDDLETVGEIQVRGPNLFTEYLNRPDATAAAFDGGWFRTGDVATRDADGYVKIVGRKATDLIKSGGYKIGAGEIENALLEHPGVAEAAVTGEPDDDLGERIVAWIVPSGEPPTAGELADHVAKLLAPHKRPRVVRYLEALPRNDMGKVMKRALGV, translated from the coding sequence GTGCCCGCCCCGTTGTTCCCCACCCTTGCCGACGGTTCCGCCGAAGAGGCCCTGCGCTTCGGCGACCACGTCCTCTCCTACGCCGACCTCGCCGCCGTGGCCGGGGGGCTCGCCGCCGAGCTGCCTCGCGGCCGCGTGGCCGTCTGGGCGACCCCGACCGTGCACACGAGCGTCGCGGTCGTCGCCGCGCTGCTCGCCGGGGTGCCGGCCGTGCCGCTCAACCCGAAGATCGGCGAGCGCGAGCTCGCGCACATCCTGACCGACAGCGAGCCGCAGCTGGTGCTGGCCGAGCCCGGCGCCGAACTGCCCGCCGCCCTGGCCGGGCTGCCGCGGCGGGACATCCCGCTGACCGGCGGGAAAGCGCTCGACGCGGCGGAGCCGGACCCGGAGACGCCCGCGCTGATCGTCTACACGTCGGGGACCACCGGCCCGCCCAAGGGCGTCGTCCTCCCCCGCCGCGCGATCGCGAGCACGCTCGACGCCCTCGAAGACGCCTGGGGCTGGATGGCCGGTGACGTCCTCGTGCACGGGCTCCCGCTGTTCCACGTGCACGGCCTGATCCTCGGCATCCTCGGCCCGCTGCGCCGCGGCGGGTCGGTGCGCCACCTCGGCCGGTTCTCGACCGAGGGCGTCGCGCGCGAACTGGCGAACGGCGCGACCATGCTGTTCGGCGTCCCGACGATGTACCACCGGATCGCCGGCGAGGTCGGCACGGACACCGCGCTCGCGGACGCCCTGCGCGGCGCGCGCCTGCTCGTCTCCGGGTCCGCGGCGCTGCCGGTGCACGACCACCAGCGGATCACCGCGGCGACCGGCCAGCAGGTCGTCGAGCGCTACGGGATGACCGAAACCCTGATGAACACGAGCGTCCGCGCCGACGGCGAGCGCAAGCCCGGCACGGTCGGCGTCCCGCTCGGCGGCGTCGAGCTACGGCTGGTCGGCGAGGCCGGCGAGGTGGTCGACGACCTCGAGACCGTCGGCGAGATCCAGGTCCGCGGCCCGAACCTGTTCACCGAGTACCTCAACCGCCCGGACGCGACCGCGGCGGCGTTCGACGGCGGCTGGTTCCGCACCGGCGACGTGGCGACGCGCGACGCCGACGGCTACGTCAAGATCGTCGGGCGCAAGGCGACCGACCTGATCAAGAGCGGCGGCTACAAGATCGGCGCGGGCGAGATCGAAAACGCGCTGCTCGAACACCCCGGCGTCGCCGAAGCCGCCGTCACCGGCGAGCCGGACGACGACCTCGGCGAGCGGATCGTCGCGTGGATCGTGCCTTCCGGTGAGCCGCCGACGGCCGGGGAACTGGCCGACCACGTCGCGAAGCTGCTCGCGCCGCACAAGCGTCCGCGGGTCGTCCGCTACCTGGAAGCGTTGCCGCGCAACGACATGGGCAAGGTCATGAAGCGGGCGCTCGGTGTCTAG
- the tsaE gene encoding tRNA (adenosine(37)-N6)-threonylcarbamoyltransferase complex ATPase subunit type 1 TsaE, translated as MVFPTPEETMDFGRALGRALRAGDLVLLAGPLGAGKTTLTRGIAAGLGVGGRVSSPTFVLARVHPAGASGVPLVHVDAYRLGGDLSQLDDLDLDTDLERSAIVVEWGEGSAERLSDDYLVVRLDRREDDVREVTLEPHGSWADRTPELAEMS; from the coding sequence ATGGTGTTCCCGACGCCCGAAGAGACGATGGACTTCGGGCGCGCGCTCGGCCGCGCACTGCGCGCGGGCGACCTGGTCCTGCTGGCCGGCCCCCTGGGCGCGGGCAAGACGACGCTGACCCGCGGCATCGCGGCCGGCCTCGGCGTCGGCGGCCGGGTCAGCTCCCCGACGTTCGTCCTGGCCCGCGTCCACCCGGCGGGCGCTTCCGGCGTGCCACTGGTGCACGTCGACGCCTACCGGCTGGGTGGTGACCTCTCCCAGCTCGACGACCTGGACCTGGACACGGACCTGGAGCGCTCGGCGATCGTGGTCGAGTGGGGCGAGGGTTCGGCGGAGCGGCTTTCGGACGACTACCTCGTGGTGCGGCTGGACCGCCGCGAGGACGACGTCCGCGAGGTGACCCTGGAACCGCACGGCTCGTGGGCCGACCGCACCCCGGAGCTCGCCGAGATGTCGTGA
- a CDS encoding DeoR/GlpR family DNA-binding transcription regulator, with product MSGGTAPGDRKTRPSDAAVEQRRQGILDHVIEQGEARIDDLTARFKVSLMTMHRDLDDLAERRLLRKLRGKVEAYPALTIESAARFRDTLHHDEKDALGEAAAKHVHPGQTVFVDDSTTLLPLVKRLAEVDALTVVTNSLHAARLLGPKVDVVLAGGRYSPEYDSCAGPEVLNLLDSIRADVSFVSVTAVAVGRLFHPDRDYAELKKAALKVANHNVLVLDHSKFGRTATYAHGDVGDYDLLITGEATPTEEIEAALNAGTAIEIVEHVAEGQPYDS from the coding sequence GTGAGCGGCGGCACAGCACCCGGAGACCGGAAGACCCGGCCGTCCGACGCTGCCGTCGAGCAGCGGCGGCAGGGGATCCTCGACCACGTCATCGAGCAGGGCGAAGCACGGATCGACGACCTGACCGCCCGCTTCAAGGTCAGCCTGATGACCATGCACCGCGACCTCGACGACCTGGCCGAACGCCGGCTCCTGCGCAAGCTGCGCGGCAAGGTCGAGGCCTACCCGGCGCTCACCATCGAGTCCGCCGCCCGCTTCCGCGACACCCTCCACCACGACGAAAAAGACGCGCTCGGCGAGGCCGCCGCGAAGCACGTCCACCCCGGCCAGACCGTCTTCGTCGACGACTCCACCACGCTGCTCCCGCTGGTCAAGCGGCTGGCCGAGGTCGACGCGCTCACCGTCGTCACGAACTCGCTGCACGCCGCCCGGCTGCTCGGCCCGAAGGTCGACGTCGTGCTGGCGGGCGGCCGGTACTCGCCCGAGTACGACTCCTGCGCCGGTCCCGAGGTGCTGAACCTCCTGGACTCGATCCGCGCCGACGTCTCCTTCGTCTCGGTCACCGCGGTCGCTGTCGGGCGGCTCTTCCATCCGGACCGGGACTACGCCGAGCTCAAGAAAGCGGCCCTCAAGGTCGCCAACCACAACGTCCTCGTCCTCGACCACTCGAAGTTCGGCCGCACCGCCACCTACGCGCACGGCGACGTCGGCGACTACGACCTGCTGATCACCGGCGAAGCCACGCCGACCGAGGAGATCGAGGCCGCGCTCAACGCGGGCACCGCGATCGAGATCGTCGAACACGTCGCAGAGGGGCAGCCCTATGACAGCTGA
- the alr gene encoding alanine racemase, with protein sequence MSSSFPRAQVDIDLDAIRHNLTLLGARAPGAEVMAVVKADAYGHGALPVARAAVEAGAGWLGTCSLGEALALREAGITTRLFSWLDTPDVDFAAGIEADVDLAASSLGELRRIAAAAKPGTPARVHLKIDTGLSRNGCPPAAWAELVAAAAAEPRVDVVAIWSHLACADEPEHPSIDMQAKRFEEAYDAARAAGLDPKRHLANSAALLTRPDLHFDVVRPGIAMYGLNPVPQAEDLRPAMTFRSAVALVKRVEAGESVSYGHTWTTPRDTNLALVPAGYADGVPRSLSGRMDVWLGGRRRPVAGRVCMDQLVVDCGDFEPAVGDEVVLFGPGTQGEPTAREWADKLGTIDYEIVTSMYRPRVRRRYPGERS encoded by the coding sequence ATGTCCTCCAGTTTCCCTCGCGCCCAGGTCGACATCGACCTCGACGCGATCCGCCACAACCTCACCCTGCTGGGCGCCCGCGCGCCCGGCGCCGAGGTGATGGCCGTGGTGAAGGCCGACGCCTACGGCCACGGCGCGCTGCCGGTGGCGCGCGCCGCGGTCGAGGCCGGCGCGGGCTGGCTCGGCACCTGCTCCCTCGGCGAAGCCCTCGCCCTGCGCGAGGCCGGGATCACCACCCGCCTGTTCAGCTGGCTGGACACCCCGGACGTCGACTTCGCGGCGGGCATCGAGGCGGACGTCGACCTGGCCGCCAGCTCGCTGGGTGAGCTACGCCGCATCGCGGCCGCGGCGAAACCGGGTACTCCGGCTCGTGTGCACCTCAAGATCGACACCGGGCTTTCGCGCAACGGCTGCCCGCCCGCCGCGTGGGCCGAGCTGGTCGCCGCCGCGGCCGCAGAACCCCGCGTGGACGTCGTCGCGATCTGGTCCCACCTCGCCTGCGCGGACGAGCCCGAGCACCCCTCGATCGACATGCAGGCCAAGCGGTTCGAAGAGGCCTACGACGCCGCCCGCGCCGCCGGGCTCGACCCGAAGCGGCACCTGGCGAACTCCGCGGCCCTGCTCACGCGGCCGGACCTGCACTTCGACGTCGTCCGCCCCGGTATCGCGATGTACGGGCTCAACCCGGTGCCGCAGGCCGAAGACCTGCGCCCGGCCATGACGTTCCGGTCCGCGGTCGCGCTGGTCAAGCGCGTCGAAGCCGGCGAATCGGTGTCCTACGGGCACACCTGGACCACCCCGCGCGACACGAACCTCGCCCTGGTCCCGGCCGGGTACGCCGACGGCGTCCCGCGGTCGCTGTCGGGCCGGATGGACGTGTGGCTCGGCGGGCGGCGGCGCCCGGTGGCCGGGCGGGTCTGCATGGACCAGCTGGTGGTCGACTGCGGTGACTTCGAGCCCGCCGTCGGCGACGAGGTCGTGCTGTTCGGGCCGGGGACGCAGGGCGAGCCGACGGCCCGGGAGTGGGCCGACAAGCTGGGCACCATCGACTACGAGATCGTCACCTCGATGTACCGCCCGCGGGTGCGGCGCCGGTATCCGGGAGAGCGCTCGTGA